The Azospirillum brasilense genome has a window encoding:
- the ptsP gene encoding phosphoenolpyruvate--protein phosphotransferase has product MAPDANTAIMPTDLLRPDLLRLNASPAGKEEAIREAAQLLIAAGCIDPAYAASMLRREAVANTFLGHGVAIPHGMVEDRGMVRRSGIAVLQVPGGIEWNPGQTAHLVVAIAAQSDAHIAVLRRLTRLMQDEARLTALFTVTDPAILAAALGEDAPLTTPTTPGSDLTERFDWVVDYPTGLHARPATAWVETARASAARIQVRHGDLVADAKALVALLQLGLRAGDSVVVSAEGEDAVAALARMKATITRLTAREKADAAAAAQKARAPARGWTPPTPLPAVPGIAASPGLAIGPVHVLPRAAVSVPDEPVPLIEGGDRLHEALSLTRQTLKALADDTARRLGPSEAAIFTAHAEILNDTDLVTLACQLMVEGHGVAWSWHQAVERTAAGLAALANPVLAARAADLRDVGQRVLARIDPALRTGGAPDLPDTPCILIAEDLSPSDTAALDMARVIGLATAQGGPTSHTAILARTLGLPAMVAGGAALMELANGTPAILDGQTGRLHLSPAEADTADARAWIAREEARKAEEEARRGLPARTRDGHAMEIGANVNRPDQVAVALSQGAESVGLMRTEFLFLERGDAPSEDEQYETYRGMLTALEGRPLIVRALDIGGDKQVPHLQLPHEENPFLGVRGARLLLRRPELLETQLRALYRAAKDGGAKDGGALSIMFPMITALGEVQALRAACERIRAELDAPAVPLGIMVEVPAAAIQADVLARHVDFFSIGTNDLTQYALAIDRQHPELAAEADSLHPAVLRLIRLTVEGAERHGRWVGVCGGIAGDPFGAALLTGLGVRELSMTPRDIPAVKDRLRGSDLSALKDAAQRALDCETADAVRALDGDAS; this is encoded by the coding sequence ATGGCCCCCGACGCCAACACCGCCATCATGCCCACCGATCTGCTGCGGCCCGATCTGCTTCGGCTGAACGCCAGTCCCGCCGGCAAGGAGGAGGCGATCCGCGAGGCCGCCCAGCTCCTGATCGCCGCCGGCTGCATCGATCCGGCCTACGCCGCCAGCATGCTGCGCCGGGAAGCGGTGGCGAACACCTTCCTCGGCCATGGCGTCGCCATCCCCCACGGCATGGTCGAGGACCGCGGCATGGTCCGCCGCAGCGGCATCGCCGTCCTCCAGGTGCCAGGCGGCATCGAATGGAATCCCGGCCAGACGGCCCATCTGGTGGTCGCCATCGCCGCCCAGTCCGACGCCCACATCGCCGTGCTGCGCCGCCTGACCCGGCTGATGCAGGACGAGGCGCGGCTGACCGCCCTGTTCACCGTCACCGACCCCGCCATCCTCGCCGCCGCCCTCGGCGAGGACGCGCCGTTGACCACCCCCACCACGCCGGGCAGCGATCTGACGGAGCGGTTCGACTGGGTGGTCGATTACCCCACCGGCCTGCACGCCCGCCCGGCCACCGCTTGGGTGGAGACGGCGCGCGCCTCGGCCGCCCGCATCCAGGTCCGCCACGGCGATCTGGTGGCCGACGCCAAGGCGCTGGTGGCGCTGCTCCAGCTCGGCCTGCGCGCCGGCGACAGCGTGGTCGTCTCGGCGGAGGGCGAGGACGCCGTGGCGGCGCTGGCCCGCATGAAGGCGACCATCACCCGCCTGACCGCGCGGGAGAAGGCAGACGCCGCCGCCGCCGCGCAGAAGGCCCGCGCCCCCGCCCGCGGCTGGACGCCGCCAACCCCGCTGCCCGCCGTTCCGGGGATCGCCGCCAGCCCCGGCCTCGCCATCGGCCCGGTGCATGTGCTGCCGCGCGCCGCGGTGTCCGTTCCCGACGAGCCGGTCCCGCTGATCGAGGGCGGCGACCGCCTCCACGAGGCGCTGAGCCTGACCCGCCAGACCCTGAAGGCGCTGGCCGACGACACCGCCCGGCGGCTCGGGCCGTCCGAAGCGGCCATCTTCACCGCCCATGCGGAGATCCTGAACGACACCGATCTGGTGACGCTGGCCTGCCAGCTCATGGTCGAGGGGCACGGCGTCGCCTGGTCCTGGCATCAGGCGGTGGAGCGCACCGCCGCCGGGCTGGCCGCGCTCGCCAACCCCGTGCTGGCGGCCCGCGCCGCCGATCTGCGCGACGTCGGCCAGCGCGTCCTGGCGCGGATCGACCCGGCGCTGCGCACCGGCGGCGCGCCGGACCTGCCGGACACCCCCTGCATCCTGATCGCCGAGGACCTGTCGCCCTCCGACACGGCGGCGCTGGACATGGCGCGGGTGATCGGGCTGGCGACGGCGCAGGGCGGCCCGACCTCCCACACCGCCATCCTGGCGCGCACGCTGGGGCTTCCCGCGATGGTGGCGGGCGGCGCGGCGCTGATGGAGCTGGCGAACGGCACACCAGCCATCCTCGACGGCCAGACCGGACGCCTGCACCTGTCCCCCGCCGAGGCCGACACCGCCGATGCCCGCGCCTGGATCGCGCGGGAAGAGGCCCGCAAGGCCGAGGAGGAGGCCCGGCGCGGCCTGCCCGCCCGCACCCGCGACGGCCACGCGATGGAGATCGGTGCCAACGTCAACCGGCCCGATCAGGTGGCCGTCGCCCTGTCGCAAGGGGCGGAGAGCGTCGGTCTGATGCGCACCGAGTTCCTGTTCCTGGAGCGCGGCGACGCCCCGAGCGAGGACGAGCAGTACGAGACCTACCGCGGCATGCTGACCGCCCTGGAGGGCCGTCCGTTGATCGTCCGCGCGCTGGACATCGGCGGCGACAAGCAGGTGCCGCACCTCCAGCTTCCCCACGAGGAGAATCCCTTCCTCGGCGTGCGCGGCGCCCGCCTGCTGCTGCGCAGGCCCGAGCTTCTGGAGACTCAGCTCCGCGCGCTCTACCGCGCCGCCAAGGACGGCGGGGCCAAGGACGGCGGTGCCCTGTCGATCATGTTCCCGATGATCACGGCGCTGGGTGAGGTTCAGGCCCTGCGCGCCGCCTGCGAGCGCATCCGGGCGGAGCTGGACGCCCCGGCCGTGCCGCTGGGCATCATGGTCGAGGTTCCGGCGGCGGCCATCCAGGCCGACGTCCTGGCCCGCCACGTCGATTTCTTCTCCATCGGCACCAACGACCTGACGCAGTACGCGCTGGCCATCGACCGCCAGCACCCCGAACTGGCGGCGGAGGCCGACAGCCTGCACCCCGCCGTCCTACGGCTGATCCGCCTGACGGTGGAAGGGGCGGAGCGGCACGGCCGCTGGGTCGGCGTCTGCGGCGGCATCGCCGGCGACCCGTTCGGCGCGGCCCTGCTGACCGGGCTCGGCGTGCGCGAGCTGTCGATGACGCCGCGCGACATCCCCGCGGTGAAGGACCGGCTGCGCGGCAGCGACCTGTCCGCCCTGAAGGACGCCGCGCAACGGGCGCTGGACTGCGAGACCGCCGACGCGGTGCGCGCGCTCGACGGAGATGCCTCATGA
- a CDS encoding LacI family DNA-binding transcriptional regulator, producing the protein MSDSAKATGIKAVGIKDVAREAGVSVATVSRVLSNGPVSDALRARVEDAVLATGYRPNLSARRLRSQHSQTIGLIVSDIRNPFFTAVSRAVEDAAFQAGMRVILCNTDENPEREAMYLRLMQEERVTGLIFAPTRATLAQLDRTDLDFPVVLIDRSAPAGRFDSVVLDNPQAAALLVDHLHGQGYRRIAGLFGNTSTTAVERHAGYQAALAAHGLHAEARFVPPTAEAAEAEIARWLAAAQRSGAMPDAVMVSNSLLLMGVVKATRTLGLTIPGDLAVTGFDNEPWTELVGPGLTVIEQPVHEIGRAAMTLLFERLDDPERATRKVVLSGTCVARGSTGGVG; encoded by the coding sequence ATGAGCGACAGCGCCAAAGCCACCGGAATCAAGGCGGTCGGAATCAAGGATGTCGCCCGCGAGGCCGGCGTCTCGGTCGCCACGGTGTCGCGGGTGCTGAGCAACGGCCCGGTCAGCGACGCGCTGCGCGCGCGGGTGGAGGATGCGGTGCTGGCCACCGGCTACCGCCCGAACCTGTCGGCGCGGCGGCTGCGGTCGCAGCATTCCCAGACCATCGGGCTGATCGTCTCGGACATCCGCAACCCCTTCTTCACCGCGGTCAGCCGCGCGGTGGAGGACGCCGCCTTCCAGGCCGGCATGCGGGTGATCCTGTGCAACACCGACGAGAACCCGGAGCGGGAGGCCATGTACCTGCGGCTGATGCAGGAGGAGCGGGTGACCGGCCTGATCTTCGCGCCGACCCGCGCGACGCTGGCCCAGCTCGACCGGACCGACCTGGATTTCCCGGTGGTGCTGATCGACCGCAGCGCGCCGGCCGGGCGCTTCGATTCGGTGGTTCTCGACAACCCGCAGGCCGCCGCCCTGCTGGTCGATCACCTGCATGGCCAGGGCTACCGCCGCATCGCCGGCCTGTTCGGCAACACCAGCACCACGGCGGTGGAGCGCCACGCCGGCTATCAGGCGGCGCTGGCCGCCCACGGTCTGCACGCCGAGGCGCGCTTCGTCCCGCCGACGGCGGAGGCGGCGGAGGCGGAGATCGCCCGCTGGCTGGCGGCAGCCCAGCGCTCCGGCGCCATGCCGGACGCGGTGATGGTCAGCAACAGCCTGCTGCTGATGGGCGTGGTCAAGGCCACGCGGACGCTGGGGCTGACGATCCCCGGCGATCTGGCGGTGACCGGCTTCGACAACGAGCCCTGGACGGAGCTGGTCGGCCCCGGCCTGACGGTGATCGAACAGCCGGTCCACGAGATCGGGCGGGCCGCCATGACGCTGCTGTTCGAGCGGCTCGACGACCCGGAACGGGCGACGCGCAAAGTGGTGCTGTCGGGGACCTGCGTGGCGCGGGGGTCGACGGGCGGGGTGGGGTGA
- a CDS encoding TetR/AcrR family transcriptional regulator, whose protein sequence is MSKVQDSAPVADTAPESGPARGRPARGRRAGPGRPEGTSNVRDQILDAAELEFANLGYAGTSLRNVADRAEVTQALISYYFGSKHGLFEEVFLRRGRKIADERMERLEALRRGPAPPPVRDIVYAFLMPALAMRETEGGRTFMRLQARLHTEPPEISYKLRNEAYDASTRIFAAALKEALPHLSERDVYWRMTLMIGAYLYAFSDTHRLEELAPGICNPGDPDEIITEISSFVSAGMLAPVPDPVRAPGRGKRG, encoded by the coding sequence ATGAGCAAAGTCCAGGACAGCGCGCCCGTCGCCGACACCGCGCCGGAGAGCGGCCCGGCGCGGGGCCGCCCCGCGCGCGGCCGCCGCGCCGGCCCGGGCCGTCCGGAGGGCACCAGCAACGTGCGCGACCAGATCCTGGACGCGGCGGAACTGGAGTTCGCCAACCTCGGCTACGCCGGCACCAGCCTGCGCAACGTCGCCGACCGGGCCGAGGTGACCCAGGCCCTCATCAGCTACTATTTCGGGTCCAAGCACGGGCTGTTCGAGGAGGTCTTCCTGCGCCGCGGCCGGAAGATCGCCGACGAGCGCATGGAGCGGCTGGAGGCGCTGCGCCGCGGCCCCGCACCGCCGCCGGTGCGCGACATCGTCTACGCCTTCCTGATGCCGGCGCTGGCCATGCGCGAGACGGAGGGGGGCCGCACCTTCATGCGGCTTCAGGCCCGGCTGCACACCGAGCCGCCGGAGATTTCCTACAAGCTGCGCAACGAGGCCTACGACGCCTCCACGCGCATCTTCGCCGCCGCGCTGAAGGAGGCGCTGCCGCATCTGTCGGAGCGGGACGTCTACTGGCGGATGACGCTGATGATCGGCGCCTATCTCTACGCCTTCTCCGACACCCACCGGCTGGAGGAGCTGGCGCCGGGCATCTGCAACCCCGGCGACCCGGACGAGATCATCACGGAGATCAGCAGCTTCGTCAGCGCCGGCATGCTTGCCCCGGTGCCGGACCCCGTGCGGGCGCCGGGACGGGGCAAGAGGGGGTAA
- a CDS encoding isochorismatase family protein, whose product MSVAEQAVYERQGFGRSLGIQGRIGLLIVDFVNGFADPAVFGGGNIAPAIARTAQVLEKARAMGWAVAHSRIVYADDGSDGNVFSIKVPGMQTLTEHAPISAIVPELTPVPGELVVRKTVPSAFFGTGLAPWLTQRGVETLLIAGATTSGCVRASVVDAMCHGFRPVVMADCVGDRALAPHEANLFDIGQKYGDVVPAERVLAL is encoded by the coding sequence ATGAGTGTTGCGGAACAGGCCGTCTACGAGCGTCAGGGCTTCGGCCGGTCGCTGGGCATCCAGGGCCGGATCGGGCTGCTGATCGTCGATTTCGTCAACGGCTTCGCCGACCCGGCGGTGTTCGGTGGCGGCAACATCGCGCCGGCCATCGCCCGCACGGCGCAGGTGCTGGAGAAGGCCCGCGCCATGGGCTGGGCGGTCGCCCACAGCCGGATCGTCTACGCCGACGATGGGTCTGACGGGAACGTCTTCTCCATCAAGGTGCCGGGCATGCAGACCCTGACGGAGCATGCGCCCATCAGCGCCATCGTGCCGGAGCTGACCCCGGTGCCGGGGGAGCTGGTGGTGCGCAAGACGGTGCCCTCGGCCTTTTTCGGGACCGGGCTGGCGCCGTGGTTGACACAGCGCGGCGTCGAGACTCTTTTGATCGCCGGAGCGACGACGAGCGGCTGCGTGCGGGCCAGCGTGGTGGACGCCATGTGCCACGGCTTCCGTCCGGTCGTCATGGCCGATTGCGTGGGCGATCGCGCCCTGGCGCCGCACGAGGCCAACCTGTTCGACATCGGCCAGAAATACGGCGACGTGGTTCCGGCGGAGCGCGTTCTCGCCTTGTGA
- a CDS encoding 2,5-dihydroxypyridine 5,6-dioxygenase, with protein sequence MPVSDADMVRAWTHVLTLSKLKPQEVVTVLTSDSTHPQTLRTALIAASTLGARVNRLDLPPVNAEHAHSRDSLAYLGTTPLTGNRAAMAALKESDLVLDLMTLLFSPEQMEILESGTKILLAVEPPEVLVRLLPSLEDKATVGEATALLKAAKEMHVTSRAGTDLRLPIGEFPTVQEYGFVDEPGRWDHWPSGFGFTFPNEGQASGRIVLDKGDILLPMKSYLTSQIEMTVEKGYVTAITGGLDADLLNDYMDAFADPEAYAISHIGWGTQKRARWSTLGLYDREQTLGMDARAFAGNFLFSLGPNNEAGGSRTTACHIDIPMRNCTVSLDGRAVVREGKLLAGKELAQ encoded by the coding sequence ATGCCCGTCAGTGACGCCGATATGGTCCGCGCCTGGACCCATGTTCTGACCCTGTCGAAGCTGAAGCCGCAGGAGGTGGTCACCGTCCTGACCAGCGACAGCACCCATCCGCAGACCCTGCGCACCGCCCTGATCGCCGCCTCCACCCTGGGCGCGCGGGTCAACCGGCTGGATCTGCCGCCGGTCAACGCGGAGCACGCCCACAGCCGCGACAGCCTCGCTTATCTCGGCACCACCCCGCTGACTGGCAACCGCGCCGCCATGGCCGCGCTGAAGGAAAGCGATCTGGTGCTGGACCTGATGACGCTCCTCTTCTCGCCGGAGCAGATGGAGATCCTGGAGAGCGGCACCAAGATCCTGCTCGCCGTCGAACCGCCGGAGGTGCTGGTCCGCCTGCTGCCCAGCCTGGAGGACAAGGCGACGGTGGGCGAGGCGACGGCGCTGCTGAAGGCCGCGAAGGAGATGCACGTCACCTCGCGGGCCGGCACCGACCTGCGCCTGCCCATCGGGGAATTCCCGACGGTGCAGGAATACGGCTTCGTCGACGAGCCGGGCCGCTGGGACCATTGGCCGAGCGGCTTCGGCTTCACCTTCCCCAACGAGGGGCAGGCGAGCGGGCGGATCGTGCTCGACAAGGGCGACATCCTCCTGCCGATGAAGTCCTACCTGACCTCGCAGATCGAGATGACGGTGGAGAAGGGCTACGTCACCGCCATCACCGGCGGTTTGGACGCCGACCTGCTGAACGACTATATGGACGCCTTCGCCGACCCGGAGGCCTACGCCATCTCCCACATCGGCTGGGGCACGCAGAAGCGGGCACGCTGGTCGACGCTCGGTCTCTACGACCGGGAGCAGACGCTGGGCATGGACGCGCGGGCCTTCGCCGGGAACTTCCTGTTCTCGCTCGGCCCCAACAACGAGGCGGGCGGGTCGCGCACCACCGCCTGCCACATCGACATCCCCATGCGGAACTGCACCGTCAGCCTGGACGGGCGCGCGGTCGTCCGCGAGGGCAAGCTGCTCGCCGGAAAGGAATTGGCGCAATGA
- a CDS encoding alpha/beta fold hydrolase, which translates to MTSSTYRYGANVRANGIRQHYLRYGGQGRPVVIVPGITSPAVTWGFVAERFGRNFDTYVLDVRGRGLSEASDALDYGLDAMAADVTAFAEALGLRDYALVGHSMGARIGLRAVSRHGAAPARLVMVDPPVSGPGRRPYPAQLPWYVDSIRLMREGADLEAMRPFCPTWTEEQLRLRAEWLHTCDERAIVTAFNDFQTDDIHADFPRIPCPALLIAAGRGDVIRPEEEAEIRKLQPELAVTRVEGAGHMIPWDDEEGFYRAFGTFLGTAV; encoded by the coding sequence ATGACCAGCAGCACCTACCGCTACGGCGCGAACGTCCGCGCCAACGGCATCCGCCAGCATTACCTGCGCTACGGCGGCCAGGGGCGTCCGGTGGTGATTGTGCCGGGCATCACCAGCCCCGCCGTCACCTGGGGCTTCGTGGCGGAGCGCTTCGGGCGCAACTTTGACACCTACGTGCTCGACGTGCGCGGGCGCGGCCTGTCGGAGGCGTCGGACGCGCTCGATTACGGGCTGGACGCCATGGCCGCCGACGTGACGGCCTTCGCCGAGGCGTTGGGCCTGCGCGACTACGCGCTGGTCGGCCACTCCATGGGCGCCCGCATCGGCCTGCGCGCGGTCAGCCGCCATGGCGCCGCCCCGGCGCGGCTGGTCATGGTCGATCCGCCGGTCTCCGGACCGGGCCGCCGTCCCTACCCGGCGCAGTTGCCCTGGTACGTGGATTCCATCCGCCTCATGCGCGAGGGCGCCGACCTGGAGGCGATGCGGCCCTTCTGCCCGACCTGGACGGAGGAGCAGCTCCGGCTGCGCGCCGAATGGCTGCACACCTGCGACGAGCGGGCCATCGTCACCGCCTTCAACGACTTCCAGACCGACGATATCCACGCGGATTTCCCGCGCATCCCCTGCCCGGCCCTGCTGATCGCCGCCGGGCGCGGCGACGTGATCCGGCCCGAGGAGGAAGCGGAAATCCGCAAGCTCCAGCCCGAGCTGGCCGTCACCCGCGTCGAGGGGGCCGGCCACATGATCCCCTGGGACGACGAAGAGGGCTTCTACCGCGCCTTCGGCACCTTCCTCGGCACCGCCGTCTGA
- a CDS encoding Asp/Glu racemase: protein MTNKTYRIGQIVPSSNTTMETEIPAMLTAHALAHGTRFTFHSSRMRMKTVKKEELAAMDAESDRCALELSDARVDVLGYACLVAIMSMGKGYHRVSQERLHGRTAENGGTAPVITSAGALVDGLHVVGAKRIALVAPYMKPLAQLVVDYIEHEGVQVVDWRALEIPDNLEVGRHDPSRLPGIVAGMDTTGVDAVVLSACVQMPSLPAIAQVEAMTGKPVLSAAVATTYAKLKALGLPTRVPGAGALLSGAY from the coding sequence ATGACCAACAAGACCTACCGCATCGGCCAGATCGTCCCCAGCTCCAACACGACCATGGAGACGGAAATCCCGGCGATGCTGACCGCCCACGCGCTGGCGCACGGCACCCGCTTCACCTTTCATTCCAGCCGCATGCGCATGAAGACGGTGAAGAAGGAGGAACTCGCCGCCATGGACGCCGAGTCCGACCGCTGCGCGCTGGAGCTGTCGGACGCCCGCGTCGACGTGCTGGGCTACGCCTGTCTCGTCGCCATCATGAGCATGGGCAAGGGCTACCACCGCGTCTCGCAGGAGCGGCTGCACGGGCGCACCGCGGAGAACGGCGGGACGGCCCCGGTCATCACCAGCGCCGGCGCGCTCGTCGACGGGCTGCATGTGGTGGGCGCCAAGCGCATCGCCCTGGTCGCCCCCTACATGAAGCCGCTGGCCCAGCTCGTCGTCGATTACATCGAGCATGAGGGCGTGCAGGTCGTCGACTGGCGCGCGCTGGAGATCCCCGACAATCTGGAGGTCGGACGCCACGACCCGTCCCGCCTGCCGGGAATCGTCGCGGGCATGGACACCACCGGGGTGGACGCCGTCGTGCTGTCGGCCTGCGTCCAGATGCCGTCGCTGCCCGCCATCGCGCAGGTCGAGGCGATGACCGGCAAGCCGGTGCTGAGCGCCGCCGTCGCCACCACCTACGCCAAGCTGAAGGCGCTGGGCCTGCCGACGCGCGTTCCCGGGGCCGGCGCCCTGCTCTCCGGCGCCTACTGA
- a CDS encoding FAD-dependent monooxygenase, translated as MRTNMRIGIVGGGIGGVALAGSLLQRGFEVRLFERAPGFGEIGAGIQMTPNAVKVIKSLGLLDKMLAAGFLPQSLVGRNWRSGRETFRTPLIETCPVLYDAPFIHIHRADLHAILASLVPDSVANFGVSCTGVRQDKNSAVASFSDGSEYEADLIVGADGVRSVVRAGLFGPEAPRFTGHMCYRAVVPTGGVVDYVSPDASFWFGPHSHVVTYYVRGGKAVNIVAVAETKEWVEESWNAPSSKEEMLGAFRGWHRNVETLFSKVDQVYKWGLFDRDPMTSWSKGRITLMGDAAHPMLPFLSQGAAMAIEDAYVLAESLKGHGGDVASALRDYEAERLPRTSRVQLEARERGRTYHLPSPLAQAKRDFMYWLRGLFNPQATGIQANWVYQYDARAFRPNLSDKPRLVA; from the coding sequence GTGCGAACCAACATGCGAATTGGCATCGTCGGCGGCGGCATCGGCGGCGTCGCGCTGGCCGGCAGCCTGCTCCAGCGCGGCTTCGAGGTCCGCCTGTTCGAGCGGGCACCGGGCTTCGGCGAGATCGGCGCCGGCATCCAGATGACGCCGAACGCGGTGAAGGTCATCAAGTCGCTGGGGCTTCTCGACAAGATGCTGGCTGCCGGCTTCCTGCCGCAGTCGCTGGTCGGGCGCAACTGGCGCAGCGGGCGGGAGACCTTCCGCACGCCGCTGATCGAGACCTGCCCGGTGCTCTACGACGCGCCCTTCATCCACATCCACCGCGCCGACCTGCACGCCATCCTGGCCTCGCTGGTCCCGGACAGCGTCGCCAATTTCGGGGTGAGCTGCACCGGCGTCCGCCAGGACAAGAACTCGGCGGTCGCCAGCTTCAGCGACGGCAGCGAGTACGAGGCCGACCTGATCGTCGGCGCCGACGGCGTGCGCTCCGTCGTGCGCGCCGGCCTGTTCGGACCGGAGGCGCCGCGCTTCACCGGCCACATGTGCTACCGCGCCGTGGTGCCGACCGGCGGGGTCGTGGACTACGTCAGCCCCGACGCCTCCTTCTGGTTCGGGCCGCACAGCCACGTCGTGACCTACTACGTGCGCGGCGGCAAGGCCGTGAACATCGTGGCGGTCGCCGAAACCAAGGAGTGGGTGGAGGAGTCCTGGAACGCTCCCAGCAGCAAGGAGGAGATGCTCGGCGCCTTCCGCGGCTGGCACCGCAACGTGGAGACGCTCTTCAGCAAGGTGGACCAGGTCTACAAATGGGGCCTGTTCGACCGCGACCCGATGACGAGCTGGTCGAAGGGCCGCATCACGCTGATGGGCGACGCGGCGCACCCCATGCTGCCCTTCCTCTCGCAGGGGGCCGCCATGGCGATCGAGGACGCCTATGTGCTGGCCGAATCCCTGAAGGGGCACGGCGGCGACGTGGCCTCGGCGCTGCGCGACTACGAGGCGGAGCGGCTTCCCCGCACCAGCCGCGTCCAGCTGGAGGCGCGGGAGCGCGGGCGGACCTACCACCTGCCCTCCCCGCTGGCCCAGGCGAAGCGCGACTTCATGTACTGGCTCCGCGGCCTGTTCAACCCGCAGGCCACCGGCATCCAGGCCAACTGGGTCTACCAGTACGACGCCCGCGCCTTCCGCCCGAACCTCTCCGACAAGCCGCGCCTCGTGGCGTGA
- a CDS encoding ABC transporter ATP-binding protein, with amino-acid sequence MTLLSESPSPSAIAQAADAPVLAVEGLHVAYGSTAALHGVSLDVRAGETVALIGANGAGKSTILRAISGLLKARSGTITWNGKSIANLPADRIVAAGIAHCPEERHVWPNMTVQENIALGAYLCRSREEVQRRIGMAFHRFPRLRERSRQMAGTLSGGEQQMLAIARALMSEPRLLMLDEPSLGLSPKMADEVFDVVRSVNAHGVTVLLVEQNIHNALGVASRAYVVKTGRITASRPSAELRGDPDLLRAYLGG; translated from the coding sequence ATGACGCTGCTCTCCGAATCCCCCTCGCCCTCCGCCATCGCGCAGGCCGCCGACGCGCCGGTCCTCGCCGTGGAGGGCTTGCACGTCGCCTACGGCTCCACCGCCGCGTTGCACGGCGTGTCGCTGGACGTGCGGGCCGGCGAGACGGTCGCCCTGATCGGTGCCAACGGTGCGGGCAAGAGCACCATCCTGCGGGCCATCTCCGGTCTGCTGAAGGCGCGCTCCGGCACCATCACCTGGAACGGCAAGTCCATCGCCAACCTGCCCGCCGACCGGATCGTCGCCGCCGGCATCGCCCACTGCCCGGAGGAACGGCACGTCTGGCCGAACATGACGGTGCAGGAGAACATCGCGCTCGGCGCCTATCTCTGCCGCTCGCGCGAGGAGGTGCAGCGGCGCATCGGCATGGCCTTCCACCGCTTCCCCCGCCTGCGCGAGCGGTCGCGCCAGATGGCCGGCACGCTCAGCGGCGGCGAACAGCAGATGCTCGCCATCGCCCGCGCGCTGATGTCGGAGCCGCGGCTGCTGATGCTGGACGAGCCCAGCCTCGGCCTCAGCCCGAAGATGGCCGACGAGGTGTTCGACGTGGTGCGCTCCGTCAACGCCCACGGCGTGACCGTCCTGCTGGTCGAGCAGAACATCCACAACGCGCTGGGCGTCGCCAGCCGCGCCTATGTGGTCAAGACGGGCCGCATCACCGCCAGCCGCCCCTCGGCGGAGTTGCGCGGCGATCCCGACCTGCTGCGCGCCTATCTGGGCGGTTGA
- a CDS encoding ABC transporter ATP-binding protein: MTATPEPATEPTANRQPLLRADDLTMTFGGITAVKDFSFHIEPGEIVGLIGPNGAGKTTCFNMLTGFYAPSNGRVRFKGQDITNRKPHAIARLGLVRSFQKTNVMKRLTVFENVLTGHYMASRQSLLATFFPGEAVRRAEREARESAAAIVETMGLAQRMNAPAHLLSCGELRLLEVAVALAAKPSLLMLDEPAAGLNSHEAGTFGAVLKTLIGRSIDALLIVEHNMDLVMSVSDRIVVLNFGRKLAEGRPAEIIENRQVAEAYLGKAAA; the protein is encoded by the coding sequence ATGACGGCGACCCCCGAGCCGGCCACCGAGCCGACCGCGAACCGGCAGCCGCTGCTGCGCGCCGACGACCTGACCATGACCTTCGGCGGCATCACCGCGGTCAAGGACTTCAGCTTCCACATCGAGCCCGGCGAGATCGTCGGCCTGATCGGCCCCAACGGCGCCGGCAAGACCACCTGCTTCAACATGCTGACCGGCTTCTACGCGCCGAGCAACGGACGGGTGCGCTTCAAGGGGCAGGACATCACCAACCGCAAGCCCCACGCCATCGCCCGGCTCGGCCTCGTCCGCAGCTTCCAGAAGACCAACGTCATGAAGCGGCTGACGGTCTTCGAGAATGTGCTGACCGGCCATTACATGGCGAGCCGGCAATCCCTCCTCGCCACCTTCTTCCCCGGCGAGGCGGTGCGCCGCGCCGAGCGCGAGGCGCGGGAGAGCGCCGCCGCCATCGTCGAGACAATGGGTCTGGCCCAGCGCATGAACGCCCCGGCGCACCTGCTGTCCTGCGGCGAGCTGCGCCTGCTGGAGGTCGCGGTGGCGCTGGCCGCCAAGCCCAGCCTGCTGATGCTCGACGAGCCCGCCGCCGGGCTGAACAGCCACGAGGCCGGGACCTTCGGCGCGGTGCTGAAGACGCTGATCGGGCGCAGCATCGACGCGCTGCTGATCGTGGAGCACAACATGGATCTGGTCATGTCGGTGTCCGACCGGATCGTCGTCCTCAACTTCGGCCGCAAGCTGGCCGAGGGCCGGCCGGCCGAAATCATTGAGAACCGGCAGGTCGCCGAAGCCTATCTCGGAAAGGCCGCCGCATGA